The nucleotide window GCGCGGCGCGTGGCCACGGTGGCACTGGCGATGTGGGGCGTCAGCACCACGTTGGGCAGCGCGAGCAGGTCGGGGTGAACGGCGGGCTCGCCCTCGAACACGTCCAGCCCCGCAGCGGCCAGGCGCCCTTCGCGCAGCGCGGCGGCCAGCGCTGCGTCGTCCACGATGCCGCCGCGCGCGATGTTCACCAGCGTGGCGGTGGGCTTCATCCGGGCCAGCTCCTGCGCGCCGATGGTGTGGTGGTTGCCCGGGGTATAGGGCAGCACCAGCACCACGTGGTCGGCGTTGGCCAGCAGCACGTCCTTGCCCACGTGGCGCGCCTTGCACTCGGCCTCCAGCGCGGGCGGCAGGCGCGTGCGGTTGTGGTACAGCACCTCCATGCCGAAACCGTGCGCGGCGCGGCGCGCGATGCCCTGGCCGATGCGCCCCATGCCGATGATGCCCAGCGTGCTGCCGTGCACCTCGGAGCCGGCCAGCAGGTCGTAGCGCCAGTCCTTCCACTGGCCCGCGCGCAGGTAGCGCTCGCCCTCGGTGATGCGGCGCGCCGCCGCCATGAGCAGCGCGAAGCCGAAGTCGGCCGTGGTGTCGGTCAGCACGTCGGGCGTGTTGGTGCCCTGCACGCCGGCCGCCGTCATCGCGGCCACGTCGAAATTGTTGTAGCCCACGGCCATGTTGGCCACCACGCGCAGGCGCGGGCAGGCGGCGAGCAGCGCCGCGTCGATGCGCTGCGCCCCGGTGGTGAGCGCGCCGTCCATGCCCGCGAGCCGCTCGGTCAGCTCGGCCGGGCTCCAGCGCGCATCGTCCTGGTTGGCCTGCACCTCGAAATGCTGCGCCAGGCGCTCCAAGGTCTCGGGAAAGATGGCCTGCGCCACCAGGATGCGGGGTTTGTCCATGCCACCCTCCTCGTGCATTCAGCGGAAAAAAATGACCGTCATCACGATGAACAACGGCACCAGGATGGCGCCAGACCACAGCATGTAGCCGAAGAAGCTGGGCATCTTCACGCCCCGGTCCTCAGCGATGGCCTTGACCATCAGGTTCGGCGCGTTGCCGATGTAGGTGTTGGCGCCCATGAACACGGCCCCGGCCGAGATGGCGGCCAGCGTGGGCGCCATCTGCGCCATCAGCGTGGCAGCATCGCCTCCGGCCGTGTTGAAGAACACCAGGTAGGTGGGCGCGTTGTCGAGGAAGGAGGAGAGCACGCCCGTGGCCCAGAAGTACATGGCGGGGTCGGGCGAACCATCGGGGCGCGTCACGGCGCGGATGATGGCGCCGAACGGACCCTCGGTGCCGGCCTTGAGCATGGCGATGACCGGGATGATGGTCAGGAAAATGCCGGCGAACAGCTTGGCCACTTCCTGCATCGGCCCCCAGTTGAACTGGTTGGCCGCGTGCACCGCCTTGGGCGTGAGCGCCAGGGACGCCAGGGTGACCAGGATCAGCCCCGCGTCGCGCACCAGGCCGGGCAGGCCGACCTCGGTCCCCGCCACGTCGAACGCGATACCCGGCTTCCAGAAGCCGCTGAGCAGCACCAGCGCCACCACCACGCCCAGCAGCGCGAAGTTGACCTTGCCGTCGAAGCCGAAGCCCTTGGTATCGGGCGTGGGATCGACGCGGCGCAGTTCGTCGCGCTGGCGGAAGAACCAGCTGTCCAGGGCGTAGAACAGCGCCAGCAGCACCCCCACCAGGAACAGCGTCTCGGGAAACACATGCTGCAGGGTCCAGAAAAAGTCCACGCCCTTGAGGAAGCCCAGGAACAGCGGCGGATCGCCCAGCGGCGTGAGCGAGCCCCCGGCGTTGGACACGATGAAGATGAAGAACACCACCACGTGGGCGATGTGCTTGCGGTGGTCGTTGGCGCGGATCAGCGGCCGGATCAGCAGCATGGACGCGCCCGTGGTGCCCATGAAGCTGGCCAGCACCGCCCCCAGGGCCAGGATGCCCGTGTTCAGCGCCGGTGTGCCATGCAGGTTGCCCCGGATGTAGATGCCGCCCGCCACGGCGAACAGCGCCGCCAGCAGGATGACGAAAGGCACGTACTCGGCCAGCAGCGCATGCACCAGGTTCACGCCCGCCGCGGCCGGCCCGAACACCGCCGCGAACGGCAGCAGGAAGGCCAGCGCCCAGGCAGCGGCCACCTTGCCGAAATGGTGGTGCCAGAACACCGGGGCCAGCAGCGGCATGAGCGCGATGGACAGCAGGATGCCCGCGAAGGGCACGCCCCACAGCAGCGACAGCGCGCCGCCATCCAGTTCGGCGGCCCCCGCCCAGGCCGGTGCCATGCAGCAGGCGGCCGCGGCCAGCCAGCGCCAATACGTCATGAGAAGTCTCCTTGAGGTTGTCAAGTCGCGCTGGGGATGTCGAACACCTGGCGCAGGTAGGCCAGGTATTTTTCATCGTCGCACATGCCCTTGCCTGGGGTATCCGACAGCTTGGCCACGGGCTGGCCGTTGCAGCGCGTCATCTTGATGACGACCTGCAGCGGCTCGTAGCCCAGATCGTTGGTCAGGTTGGTGCCGATGCCGAAGGCCAGCTGGCAGCGGCCATGGAAGCGCCGGAACAGCTCGATGGTGCGCGGCACCGTGAGCGCGTCGCTGAAGATCAGCGTCTTGGTCAGCGGATCGACGCGGTTGTCGCGGTAGTGCTGCAGCAGGCGCTCGCCCCAGGCGAACGGGTCGCCGCTGTCATGGCGCGCGCCGTCGAACAGCTTGCAGAAGTACAGGTCGAAGTCGCGCAGGAAGGCGCTCATGCCGTACACGTCCGACAGGGCGATGCCCAGGTCGCCCCGGTACTCCTTGGCCCAGACCTCGAAGCCGAAGACCTGGCTGTCGCGCAGCCGGGGGCCCAGCGCCTGGCAGGCCTGCAGGTACTCATGCGCCATGGTGCCCAGCGGCGTCAGGCCCAGCTTCATGGCGTACAGCACGTTGCTGGTGCCCGCGAACTGGCCATGCGTGCCCGTGCCCAGGCGCGCGCACAGCACGCGCAGCACCTCTTCATGCCAGGCCCGCGAAAAGCGCCGGCGCGTGCCGTAGTCGGCAATCTTCAGTTCCGCCAGGCCGGGCTCCTGAAGCTGGCCGATCTTCGCGTCGAGCCGGCGGCGGCCCTCGGGAAAATCGGGCACTTTCTGCGTATTGCGGAAATACACCTCGTTGACGATGGCCAGCACCGGAATCTCGAACAGGATGGTGTGCAGCCACGGCCCCTGGATGGTGATGTCGATCTCGCCGGAGGGCAAAGGCGTGACCTGGACATATTTTTCGCCCAGCTTGAACAGCCCGAGAAAATCGACGAAATCGCTTTTGATGAAACGCAGCGAGCGCAGATAGGCCAGCTCGGCATCCTGGAAACGCAGGCTGCACAGCGCGCGGATCTCATCCCGGATTTCACTCACCAGAGGCGCCAGCGCGACGCCGGCATTGCGGCAGCGGAAGCGGTATTCGACCTGGGCGCCCGGAAACTGGTGCAGCACCACCTGCATCATCGTGAATTTGTACAGGTCGGTGTCGAGCAGGCTGGTAATGATCATGGCGTCAAAAGAGGGCTCGGCGCGGTCCCCGCGCAGGCGAAGGGACAGTGTAGGCCATCCCCCCGCAACGGCGTGCCCAGAGGAAATGGCTCAGGGCCGCAGCGCCTGCAGCACCTCGCGCAGGCGCTGCGGCAACGGCACCGGCCGGCGCGTGGCACGGTCCACGTACACATGCACGAAATGCCCGGACGCTGCGCTCAGCGGCTCGTCGGCGGCGAACAGCCCCAGTTCGTAGCGCACGCTGGAGGTGCCGACATGCGCCACGCGGATGCCTGCATCCACCGCCTGCGGGAAGGCCAGGGGTGCGAAATAGTTGCACTGCGTCTCGATCACCAGCCCGATGGTCTGCCCGCCGTGGATGTCGAGCGCACCCTGCTCGATCAGGTGGGCGTTCACCGCCGTATCGAACCAGCTGTAATAAACGACGTTGTTCACATGGCCATAGAGGTCGTTGTCCATCCAGCGGGTGCCAATGGCCTTGAAGGCCCGGAAGGCGCTGCGGGGCTCGGGCGCACGGCGCGGCGCGGCAATAGGGGTTGCAGTGGTCATGGCAAACGATTGTGCCAGTGCAGGCCGGCACCGCCAGGCCGGGGCGGCGCGCCATGACGCCACCGCGACAAATACCGTTTTTTGATATGCGCATCTAATATTTGCTGCACCGCAGCATGGATATTGCATTTCCCGCGCACACCGCTACAATTCAACCCATGCTGCACTGCAACATGGGTCAAGGGCTCCATGTCAGCGCAGATCTCTTGAAACCACCCGGGTTCACCCCCTTTCTTTTGGAGATATTCCATGTCGCTGACCGCAGAGCAAATCCTGGCCTCCCACAAAGCCAACGTCGAAACCCTGTTCGGCCTGACCAGCAAGGCCTTTGAAGGCGTCGAGAAGCTCGTCGAGCTGAACGTCACCGCCTCGCGCGCCGCCCTGAACGAAGCCGCCAACCACGCCCAGGCCGTGCTGAGCGTGAAGGACGTGCAGGAACTGCTGGCACTGCAAGCCAACATGTTCCAGCCCCTGGCCGAGAAGACCGCCGCCTACAGCCGCCACCTGTACGACATCGCCGCCGGCACCGGCGCCGAATTCGGCAAGGCCCTGGAATCCAAGACGGCCGAAGCCCAGCAAAGCTTCGCCACCCTGGTGGACAACGCCGCCAAGAACGCACCCGCCGGCTCGGAAACCGCCGTCGCCGTGATGAAGAGCGCCGTGTCGGCCGCCACCAACGCCTTCGAGTCGGTGCAAAAGGCCGTGAAGCAGGCTTCCGACGTGGCCGAAGCCAACTTCAACGCCGTGGCCAACACCGCCACCAAGGCTGCAACGCCCCGCAAGCGTTAATCAGTGTGTTGTCTGGAGTGCACACTCTAGGCAACCCACAGGGATTACCCTGATAATCGAACCATTGCCCTGAGCCTCTCGTTTCTGGGCCCCAGTTGTCTCCTTGGATCCTCTCGAAACCCCCGTTTCAAGGATCCCTTCCAAGCCCGGTGTTCGCACTGGGCTTTTTTTTGCCCGGCGCGCCCGTCCGGACACACAGCGGGCCTGCGCGACAATGGCGCCTTGCCTTTGCCCACCGCCTGCCGCATGCCGACTCCCCTGCCCTGGCTCGAACCCCGCGACGCCTTTCCGGACCCCGAGCAGGCGTGGGGCCCCAAAGACCCGGTTCCCGGCCTGCTCGCCGCGGGCGGTGCGCTCGACACGGCGCACCTGCGCACGGCCTACGGGCGCGGCATCTTTCCCTGGTTCAACGAGGGACAGCCCATCCTGTGGTGGTCGCCCGACCCGCGCATGGTGCTGCCCCCGGCGCAATTCCGGTTGCACCAGTCGCTGCGCCGCACGTTGAAGAAATTCCGCGCCGATCCGCGCTGCGCGGTGCGCGTGGACCATGACTTCGGCGCCGTGGTCCGCGCCTGCGCATCCACGCCCCGCGAGGGACAGGACGGCACCTGGATCCTGCCGCGCATGGTCGCCGCGTACGAGGCATTCCACGCCGCCGGCCACGCGCACAGCGTCGAGACCTGGGTCGATGGCCAGCTCGTCGGCGGGCTGTACTTCATCGCGCTGGGGCGCGCGGTGTTCGGCGAGTCGATGTTCGCCCACGCGACCGATGCCTCGAAGATCGCGCTGTCGGCCCTGGTGTGCCTGTGCCTGCGCCATGGCGTCGAACTGATCGACTGCCAGCAGAACACCCGCCACCTGGCCTCGCTGGGCGCACGCGAGATCCCGCGCGCGCAATTCCTGCGCACCATCGCGCGCACGCAGCACGCGCCCTGCCCTGGCTGGGCCTTCGACCCCGTATACTGGGACGCGCTTTTGCCCCCCGCCCAAGCCATGGCACCCACGGCATGACGCAACTCAACGATCTTCCGCTGCAAACGCTGCAGTTCTACGCCACCGCGGCCTACCCCTGCAGCT belongs to Acidovorax sp. YS12 and includes:
- a CDS encoding phasin family protein, whose product is MSLTAEQILASHKANVETLFGLTSKAFEGVEKLVELNVTASRAALNEAANHAQAVLSVKDVQELLALQANMFQPLAEKTAAYSRHLYDIAAGTGAEFGKALESKTAEAQQSFATLVDNAAKNAPAGSETAVAVMKSAVSAATNAFESVQKAVKQASDVAEANFNAVANTATKAATPRKR
- a CDS encoding sodium:proton antiporter, whose protein sequence is MTYWRWLAAAACCMAPAWAGAAELDGGALSLLWGVPFAGILLSIALMPLLAPVFWHHHFGKVAAAWALAFLLPFAAVFGPAAAGVNLVHALLAEYVPFVILLAALFAVAGGIYIRGNLHGTPALNTGILALGAVLASFMGTTGASMLLIRPLIRANDHRKHIAHVVVFFIFIVSNAGGSLTPLGDPPLFLGFLKGVDFFWTLQHVFPETLFLVGVLLALFYALDSWFFRQRDELRRVDPTPDTKGFGFDGKVNFALLGVVVALVLLSGFWKPGIAFDVAGTEVGLPGLVRDAGLILVTLASLALTPKAVHAANQFNWGPMQEVAKLFAGIFLTIIPVIAMLKAGTEGPFGAIIRAVTRPDGSPDPAMYFWATGVLSSFLDNAPTYLVFFNTAGGDAATLMAQMAPTLAAISAGAVFMGANTYIGNAPNLMVKAIAEDRGVKMPSFFGYMLWSGAILVPLFIVMTVIFFR
- a CDS encoding leucyl/phenylalanyl-tRNA--protein transferase; the encoded protein is MPTPLPWLEPRDAFPDPEQAWGPKDPVPGLLAAGGALDTAHLRTAYGRGIFPWFNEGQPILWWSPDPRMVLPPAQFRLHQSLRRTLKKFRADPRCAVRVDHDFGAVVRACASTPREGQDGTWILPRMVAAYEAFHAAGHAHSVETWVDGQLVGGLYFIALGRAVFGESMFAHATDASKIALSALVCLCLRHGVELIDCQQNTRHLASLGAREIPRAQFLRTIARTQHAPCPGWAFDPVYWDALLPPAQAMAPTA
- a CDS encoding acyl-CoA thioesterase; protein product: MTTATPIAAPRRAPEPRSAFRAFKAIGTRWMDNDLYGHVNNVVYYSWFDTAVNAHLIEQGALDIHGGQTIGLVIETQCNYFAPLAFPQAVDAGIRVAHVGTSSVRYELGLFAADEPLSAASGHFVHVYVDRATRRPVPLPQRLREVLQALRP
- the pncB gene encoding nicotinate phosphoribosyltransferase is translated as MIITSLLDTDLYKFTMMQVVLHQFPGAQVEYRFRCRNAGVALAPLVSEIRDEIRALCSLRFQDAELAYLRSLRFIKSDFVDFLGLFKLGEKYVQVTPLPSGEIDITIQGPWLHTILFEIPVLAIVNEVYFRNTQKVPDFPEGRRRLDAKIGQLQEPGLAELKIADYGTRRRFSRAWHEEVLRVLCARLGTGTHGQFAGTSNVLYAMKLGLTPLGTMAHEYLQACQALGPRLRDSQVFGFEVWAKEYRGDLGIALSDVYGMSAFLRDFDLYFCKLFDGARHDSGDPFAWGERLLQHYRDNRVDPLTKTLIFSDALTVPRTIELFRRFHGRCQLAFGIGTNLTNDLGYEPLQVVIKMTRCNGQPVAKLSDTPGKGMCDDEKYLAYLRQVFDIPSAT
- a CDS encoding D-glycerate dehydrogenase, which gives rise to MDKPRILVAQAIFPETLERLAQHFEVQANQDDARWSPAELTERLAGMDGALTTGAQRIDAALLAACPRLRVVANMAVGYNNFDVAAMTAAGVQGTNTPDVLTDTTADFGFALLMAAARRITEGERYLRAGQWKDWRYDLLAGSEVHGSTLGIIGMGRIGQGIARRAAHGFGMEVLYHNRTRLPPALEAECKARHVGKDVLLANADHVVLVLPYTPGNHHTIGAQELARMKPTATLVNIARGGIVDDAALAAALREGRLAAAGLDVFEGEPAVHPDLLALPNVVLTPHIASATVATRRAMANLAADNLIAFFDGRGPLTPVNQLVCPV